In Pirellulales bacterium, the following are encoded in one genomic region:
- a CDS encoding ThuA domain-containing protein: MRKPSESSRFGASLMLHSRFAGWALSAATLVVVFVVLKNLPAAENSSNSSASKPARILFVTQSFGFKHSAVTRKGGQLAPAEQAVTDWAKSSNLFTVDCTQDVLKDLTKENLQNYDIVMFYTTGTRKQWPVDDAILDYLCKDWAKQKGHAFIGVHSATDTLEDYQPYWEMIGGSFNQHPWTSKSKVAVIVDDPEHPICKPWGKEFTITDEIYQIKNWQPEKVHELMSLDIGHSVFNKDVKNKITQPYHVPIAWCKEFGDGRVFYISLGHNESVWADPRYRDCLLAAIKWARGEISGTATPNPNVTAALIEKGNSDVAAKLEEFAAQEAAVKEAADKKQNEK; the protein is encoded by the coding sequence ATGCGTAAACCAAGCGAATCTTCGCGATTTGGAGCATCCCTCATGTTGCATTCTCGATTTGCGGGTTGGGCGTTATCGGCCGCAACTCTCGTAGTTGTCTTTGTCGTCCTCAAAAATCTGCCCGCGGCAGAAAACTCTTCGAATTCATCTGCAAGCAAGCCGGCGCGCATTCTGTTTGTCACGCAAAGCTTCGGATTCAAACATTCGGCAGTTACTCGTAAAGGTGGTCAGCTTGCTCCCGCGGAACAGGCCGTGACCGATTGGGCCAAATCCAGCAATTTGTTCACGGTCGACTGCACTCAGGATGTTCTGAAAGATCTTACGAAGGAAAACTTGCAGAATTATGACATTGTGATGTTTTACACCACCGGCACTCGAAAACAGTGGCCGGTCGATGATGCAATTTTGGACTACCTTTGTAAAGACTGGGCGAAACAAAAAGGACATGCATTTATCGGCGTGCACTCCGCGACGGATACTTTAGAAGACTACCAGCCCTATTGGGAAATGATTGGCGGGTCGTTCAACCAACATCCGTGGACGAGCAAAAGCAAAGTGGCCGTGATCGTCGACGATCCCGAACATCCCATTTGTAAGCCCTGGGGCAAGGAATTCACGATTACGGATGAGATCTATCAAATTAAAAATTGGCAACCGGAAAAAGTTCATGAGCTGATGAGTTTGGACATCGGCCACTCGGTGTTTAACAAGGACGTAAAAAATAAAATCACGCAGCCCTATCACGTTCCTATCGCCTGGTGCAAGGAGTTTGGCGATGGCCGAGTGTTCTACATCAGCCTCGGACACAACGAGAGCGTTTGGGCCGACCCTCGTTACCGGGATTGCCTTCTTGCCGCCATTAAGTGGGCACGGGGTGAAATTTCCGGCACTGCCACACCAAATCCGAACGTCACTGCTGCTTTAATTGAAAAAGGGAATAGCGACGTCGCCGCCAAATTGGAGGAATTTGCAGCGCAAGAAGCGGCTGTCAAAGAAGCCGCCGACAAAAAGCAAAATGAAAAATAA
- a CDS encoding phosphatase PAP2 family protein, whose protein sequence is MSVFIGTKRLASKNRSPLRRMGGQAAIEIRERPNAWRLVIPTVLIAVGCAALAVDMPLARWFDARSLPGFFKKSFDLAEVFGHGQGVAAILLTIWILSPQLRSRLPRVICCAYLSGLAADVLKLFLARSRPNTIDFSAMHSVWKTFGTWLPFFSSSGQQSFISAHTATAIGLALGLFWLLPRGKWLFGFFALLVALQRIAGPYHFASDTFWGAAIGWLVASAFLPGGWLASRFDQVESKLALRGTDGSL, encoded by the coding sequence ATGAGCGTATTCATTGGAACTAAACGCCTAGCCTCCAAAAACCGATCTCCTTTGCGCCGAATGGGTGGACAAGCAGCGATTGAAATACGAGAGCGACCGAACGCCTGGCGACTCGTCATTCCCACGGTACTAATTGCTGTGGGCTGTGCAGCGCTGGCAGTCGACATGCCTTTGGCTCGATGGTTTGACGCACGGAGCCTGCCGGGGTTTTTCAAAAAGAGTTTTGATTTGGCTGAAGTGTTTGGCCACGGCCAAGGCGTCGCGGCAATTCTATTGACCATTTGGATTTTAAGTCCACAACTGCGAAGTCGGTTGCCGCGTGTCATCTGCTGTGCATACCTCAGCGGCCTGGCAGCTGATGTCTTGAAATTATTTTTGGCGCGAAGCCGGCCGAACACAATCGATTTTTCTGCTATGCACAGCGTCTGGAAAACCTTTGGAACGTGGTTGCCATTTTTCTCCAGCAGCGGGCAACAGAGCTTTATCTCCGCACATACTGCAACGGCCATCGGCTTAGCGCTAGGATTATTCTGGTTGTTGCCCCGCGGCAAGTGGCTGTTTGGATTCTTTGCGTTGTTGGTTGCGCTTCAACGGATCGCAGGGCCGTATCATTTCGCTAGCGATACGTTTTGGGGCGCCGCGATCGGTTGGCTGGTTGCCAGCGCCTTCTTGCCCGGTGGATGGCTCGCGTCTCGATTCGATCAGGTGGAAAGCAAATTAGCGCTACGAGGAACCGACGGTTCGCTCTGA